In the genome of Podospora pseudocomata strain CBS 415.72m chromosome 7, whole genome shotgun sequence, the window ttgcgagcCTTCAGATACGAAGGGTCGAGGCTGACAGCCTTCTCACAGTCGGCAATGGCCTCATCGTACTGCTTGAGCTTGATACGGCACAACGCCCGGTTTTGGTACAGCTTGGAGTtggtgcccttgttggcggGGTCAACCTCCAAAGCCTTGGTGTAGAGATCGAAAGCAGACTGCCACCTGCCGGCCTTGTACTCGCTGttaccctcctccttcatcctGTCGAGTTTCTGGACCACACGGAGCCACTTGATAGCATCCCTGAAGTCGGGGTCGCAGTTAAGCGCCTGCCGGAAATGCTGGACAGCCTTGTCGTTCTCGCCAGTGGCATACAAAGCACGTCCACGCAGAACAAGAGCCTCAGGATCCCGGCTGTTGTTGCGGAGCAGGGACATGGCGATGTTCTGGGCCTCACCGAGAGAGTTGACGTCGCCCATCTTGAGAAGGGCCTCACCGCGCATCAGTTGCCACTTTCTTGGCTTCAGAGCGCCCATACCAAGCAACTTTTCGGCCATGTCCAGAGGGTGCAAAACCATAGAGGCGGCGGTGCCATCCCTGAGCGCTGATTGAGCAGCTCTGATATGACGGAGCATCTCCTTGGCCGGGGCCGTGTCCTTGGctgatggtgctggctggATCCGGCTGAAGGTAGCGATAGCCTCCTCTGGCTGGCCGGTGCTGGTGTAGATACGAGCCAAGCGCAACAAAATCTTGATGTTGTGAGGGTCCAACTCAACGGCCTTCTTGCAGTCTTGCAAAGCCTCAGTCCATCTGCACGCAGACATAAAAGCAGCAGCCCGGTTGCCCAGGTAGGTCGCCGAGTTTGGCTGAAGAACGACAGCTACacagggaaagaaaaaaaagcattAGTCACACCCGCATCTCGACCGAAAAAAATTGCGTTTCAGTGTTTGTTGGTGACCCACCTTTGGTATAGAACTCAATAGCATGCTTGTAATCGCCGGCCTTGAAAAACTTGTTGCCATCGTTCTTGAAAGACTCTGCCTGCTCAGCCTCTGATTGCACGGGGCTGGAAGGCGACGACCGGTGAGGCGGGGGAGCGGGGACGGCCTCGTCAGCCGGAGTGGCAGCACCGTTTGCTGAGGCGTCTGTACCGTTGCTCAAAGGCACCGTGAAAGAGTTGGTGTGAGGAGGAGCGGTGGGCTTCTGCTGGCCAGAGGCAGCCGCAGCGGCGCCGCCATTCACGGGGTCCTTTTCGACGTCCATTGATTTTCTTTCGCTCAGGCCAGACAGCTCGGAAAAACGCTTGTTGCGCACCTCGGGAGGCAGGTTGAGGGGATGCTCTTCGGGGTCGATCTTCTTGCGGCGGAAGGACGACGAAGAGATGGGGTCGGTTGCGTGCCGGGCAGAAGAGCGGGAGGGtctcgaggatgaagaagatgaagaaggcggctttgACTCGCGCGTGGGCGGCGACGTCGACCGGTGTGACTTTTTGGTCGGGGACCgggatgaggatgttttGGGAGTGGGCGCCTTtgtgggcgagggagggtgctgctgttgctgctgctgctgctgctgttgggatTCTTGGATGACGGTTTCGTAGTTTGGAGGAAGATCCTCGTAAGCGTACggttcctcctcgtccgggGAGTTGGGCTTCTTCGAGATTTTGGAGAAAAACTTCATTTGCAGTGGGTTCCGCAGTGGCTTAACACTAAAAACCGTCTCACCCAAGGCCCTGATTGTTATACAGTAATTCTGCCGTTGGACCCAGTCACAAAAGACAGCAAAAAAGATACTGGTGACTTTTGGCAAGCTGCACCCTTTGTATCAATGCAGCGGCATCAAGGCAAAAATAGGTGAATAGGCTGGCGGCAGGTACCGGGCGTCAAGGtacacctttttttttttttttggcaggTCGGCTCAAGGGCTGTGCGGTGCAGTTGCGGCGGTGGGCGGAAGGGCGcgggggggggttgaagtgTGGGCGAAGCGGGAGTGTGGGAGCAGCCGTACAGTGAAGTTCTTCTGGTAGCTGGTGGAAAACGTGGGAACCAGGAGAATACAGAAGAAAGTGGAAAAGTCAAGAGGTCGGGGATGGAGTCAAGGAGTCAAGGAGTCAAGGAGTCAGAGCCAAATGGTCTCTTCTAACTCCTGGTGGATTGATTGAAAGGGTTTAGATGATTTTCTCAGCCGTCCAAGCAAATCAAGCAAATCA includes:
- a CDS encoding hypothetical protein (COG:O; EggNog:ENOG503NV1Y), with protein sequence MKFFSKISKKPNSPDEEEPYAYEDLPPNYETVIQESQQQQQQQQQQHPPSPTKAPTPKTSSSRSPTKKSHRSTSPPTRESKPPSSSSSSSRPSRSSARHATDPISSSSFRRKKIDPEEHPLNLPPEVRNKRFSELSGLSERKSMDVEKDPVNGGAAAAASGQQKPTAPPHTNSFTVPLSNGTDASANGAATPADEAVPAPPPHRSSPSSPVQSEAEQAESFKNDGNKFFKAGDYKHAIEFYTKAVVLQPNSATYLGNRAAAFMSACRWTEALQDCKKAVELDPHNIKILLRLARIYTSTGQPEEAIATFSRIQPAPSAKDTAPAKEMLRHIRAAQSALRDGTAASMVLHPLDMAEKLLGMGALKPRKWQLMRGEALLKMGDVNSLGEAQNIAMSLLRNNSRDPEALVLRGRALYATGENDKAVQHFRQALNCDPDFRDAIKWLRVVQKLDRMKEEGNSEYKAGRWQSAFDLYTKALEVDPANKGTNSKLYQNRALCRIKLKQYDEAIADCEKAVSLDPSYLKARKTKANALGLAEKWEAAVREWKAIHELDPEDRTVAKEVRRAELELKKSLRKDYYKILGIEKTATEQEIKKAYRKLAIVHHPDKNPGDAQAEARFKDISEAYENLSDPQKRERYDSGVDLQDPADMFGGGGGMHGGIDPEILFSMMGGGGPFGGGGGGGFPGGGFAFNGGGGQPRGGRGGFPHHFQYS